The genomic stretch CCGTAGCTGCCGCACAGCGCGCAGTACGAGCACGGCGCCCGGCCCCGGTAGGGTTTGCTGAGGATGCCGCGCGCGGTGGGCAGCGAGTGCCAGCCCATGGCGCCGCACGCCTTGTCGATTTCCTTCGCCACCGGGTGCACGTCGAGCGGCGGCAGCGGGTAGGGGCCACTGCGCGGCTCGGCGAAGGGGTGGGGGACGGACTCGCCGGACACGCCCAGCTCCGCCTCGGCCTTGTCGTAGAAGGGCGCCAGCTCCTCATAGGAGATGGGCCAGTCCGCCACGGTGCTGCCGGGCACGGCGCCCAGCGTGGAGCGCAGCCGGAAGTCCACCGGCTTGAGCCGGTAGAAGAAGCCGCTCATGTGGACGGTGCCGCCACCCACGCAGTTGGCCGTCCACGCCGCGCTTGTCTTCTCATAGCGGCCCTTCGCGCCCTGGCGCACCAGGTGCGGCTCCTCCCACGGCACCGGCATGAAGAAGTTCCGGCGGCTGTTCAGGATTTCGTCGTGGATGAAGTCCTTGGGCTGGTAGTGCGGGCCCTTCTCCAGCAGCACCACGTTGAAGCCCGCGCGGCCCAGCTCCAGCGCCATGGGCGCGCCGCCCGCGCCGCTGCCGATGATGCAGACGTCCACTTCGGGCAGGCTCACCGGTGTACCCCACATTCACGCAGGCACTTGGGCCCGTCGTAGCCTTCGGGGGGCGCGGAGGCGACGGTGCCCACGGTGTCGAAGCCCATCAGCCGCCAGCCCACCTTGCCCTGGTTGCCGCCGTAGGACGGGTCCCCGAGGAAGCCCTCCAGCGTCATCACCGTCAGCAGCTCGAAGAAGTGCGCCTCGCCGCTGCGAGGCGGGCTGTCCTTGAAGAGGGTGAGCAGTTCGTCCTGCTGCTCGGCCGTCAGGGCGGCGAAGCCCTTCTGGTGCATGCGCTGGGCGCGGCGCTCCAGGGCCGCCACGCCGGAGAGGAAGTCCTCGCGCACGGGCTCCAGCTCAGGTGTCTGGAGGATGCGGTCGATGTAGACGGGGACGTTCGCATCGAGGGCGCCCGGGTCTTCATCCCGGGGGAGGATGCGCTCGGTGGCCGCGGCCACCACCGCGTATTCGAAGGAGGAGAAGGTGCGCGGGGCCTGGCCGTCCTGCTTCGCCGCCAGCGGACCGGTGTCGGAGGGAGGCGCCTTCTCTTGCGATTCGGAGGAGCGCTTGCAGGCGGGGCCGAGCAGCACCACACCTCCGCCCAGGAAGGTCAGCCGCTGGATGAGGGAGCGCCGGGACAGGCGCCCCCGGTTGGAATGCGCACGTGTCATACGGCGCGCGAGCCTAGCGCACGCAGGCTCTTCGCGCTGTCTTCATGAAACATGCTCGGTTGCTCCCCGCCGCGCGGCGCTGGCGTAGGATGCCGCCACGACGTGCAGGGCCGACAACACACGAGGAGTGGCACATGAAACGGCATGCCTGGGCTCTGGGCCTGGTGCTCGCGCTGGGGTGTGGCAAGGACAGCAACCCGACGCCCCCTGACGCGGGCGGTAACCCCGACGGCGGTCCGATCGACACCTCGGCCTTCGCGAAGTTCGTGGTGGATTCGAGCGAGGGACAGTTCGACCCCATCTCCTCCATCGCCATGGCCGTGGGTCCGCAGGACCGCATCGGCATGGCGTACTTCGTCCGCACGGGGACGATGACGTACGAGGTCGAGGACTCGGACCTGATGTACCGCGAGTTCAACGGCGGGCAGCTCGGCCCGGCGGAGCGCATCGCCACCGTACAGCGCGTGTACGGCGTGTCCGTGGCCTTCGGGCCGGATGGGCAGCCGGTGGTGACGTACCTGGGCGGCGGTTCGGATGACACCTCGTACTGGTTCCAGAGCGACCTCGCGGTGTCCTATCGCAGCGCCTCCGGCGCGTGGACGGAGCGCATCGTCGTGCGGCGCTCCGATGAGGCCCAGCCCGTCAACCCCGCCCTGGACCAGGGCTTCCTG from Myxococcus xanthus encodes the following:
- a CDS encoding gluconate 2-dehydrogenase subunit 3 family protein, which produces MTRAHSNRGRLSRRSLIQRLTFLGGGVVLLGPACKRSSESQEKAPPSDTGPLAAKQDGQAPRTFSSFEYAVVAAATERILPRDEDPGALDANVPVYIDRILQTPELEPVREDFLSGVAALERRAQRMHQKGFAALTAEQQDELLTLFKDSPPRSGEAHFFELLTVMTLEGFLGDPSYGGNQGKVGWRLMGFDTVGTVASAPPEGYDGPKCLRECGVHR